One part of the Nymphaea colorata isolate Beijing-Zhang1983 chromosome 8, ASM883128v2, whole genome shotgun sequence genome encodes these proteins:
- the LOC116258771 gene encoding exocyst complex component EXO70E2-like isoform X2 has product MVSDLEMKMNMTKVAPDSGSYLSVVNQFMQKKGVVGEMEEKLAFAEEKVWGWGTAASVAAGQSMLWECGAEEAGEYLQAVDDIQKLIESLESLSITSDQEGTDILQRADSVLQTAMVRLEEEFSYMLVQSRQPLELELSSFRSSEGYVTEEDFSGCFDDDSIDDSQVKLEGIANKFDEFTVDLINPSVIQNLKCIADLMIQSDHDLECCQAYSSIRRDALDEGLFILGIQKLSIEEVEKMEWEILDSYIKKWIRAIKIFVRVLLASEKRLCNQIFGELSSLGNICFVDTAKGAMLQLLNFGDAIAIGRRSPEKLFGILGMHDVLQDLLTDIETLFSEENGSSVSVEAHEVLLRLGESVRGTFMEFENAIERNVSSTPFARGGIHPLTKYVMNYIKTLTAFKDALDLLLEIKEGGHESPTVSSSTTASPEGSNGSFSKNLSPTVHNLLEVVSMLESNLDMRSRLYRDDALQHFFLMNNIHYMVQKVKSSDLCLLGEDWIRRHNRKVQVHATNYERASWNTVLAWLKDDGIGSGGSKAVKERLKGFNFSFEEIYKNQTSWIVPDPGLREDLQISISLKVVQGYRTFTGRLGSYLDGTRSADKYMKYTAEDLETLLLDLFEGSPRSLNSQRGRR; this is encoded by the coding sequence ATGGTGAGCGATctggagatgaagatgaacatGACAAAAGTTGCCCCAGACTCTGGTAGTTATCTTTCAGTTGTCAACCAATTCATGCAAAAGAAAGGGGTAGTTGGTGAGATGGAAGAAAAACTCGCTTTCGCTGAGGAAAAAGTGTGGGGCTGGGGTACTGCTGCTTCTGTAGCCGCTGGTCAGTCCATGTTATGGGAATGTGGAGCAGAGGAAGCTGGTGAGTATCTCCAGGCTGTTGACGACATTCAGAAGTTGATAGAAAGCTTAGAAAGCCTGTCAATTACATCCGATCAAGAAGGGACTGACATCCTTCAGCGTGCTGATAGCGTACTTCAGACTGCCATGGTTAGGCTTGAGGAAGAATTTAGTTATATGCTGGTTCAGAGTAGGCAGCCTTTGGAGCTGGAACTTTCGTCTTTCAGGTCAAGTGAAGGTTATGTTACAGAAGAGGATTTCTCCGGCTGCTTTGATGATGACTCAATTGATGACAGTCAGGTTAAGCTTGAGGGAATTGCCAACAAGTTCGATGAATTCACAGTTGATTTGATTAATCCAAGTGTGATTCAAAACTTGAAATGCATTGCAGACCTTATGATTCAGTCAGATCATGATCTGGAATGCTGTCAAGCTTACAGCAGCATCAGAAGAGATGCACTGGATGAAGGCCTTTTCATCCTCGGAATTCAGAAGCTTAGTATTGAGGAAGTGGAGAAGATGGAGTGGGAGATACTTGATTCTTATATAAAGAAATGGATCCGTGCGATAAAGATATTTGTCAGGGTCCTTCTTGCCAGTGAAAAACGCCTGTGCAATCAGATCTTCGGAGAGTTGAGCTCACTTGGCAACATTTGCTTTGTTGACACTGCAAAAGGTGCAATGCTCCAACTCCTTAACTTTGGTGATGCTATTGCTATCGGCCGCCGGTCTCCAGAAAAGCTGTTTGGGATACTTGGCATGCATGATGTGTTGCAGGACCTGCTTACAGATATAGAAACTTTGTTCTCTGAAGAAAATGGTTCTTCTGTTAGCGTCGAGGCACACGaagttcttttgagattgggtGAATCAGTAAGAGGTACCTTTATGGAATTTGAGAATGCTATTGAAAGAAATGTTTCAAGCACTCCGTTTGCTAGAGGGGGCATCCATCCCTTGACAAAGTACGTGATGAATTACATAAAGACGCTTACTGCTTTTAAGGACGCACTCGATCTTCTTCTTGAGATCAAAGAAGGTGGGCATGAAAGTCCTACAGTGTCTTCTTCGACCACGGCTTCCCCTGAAGGTAGTAACGGAAGTTTCTCAAAAAATCTCTCGCCTACTGTGCACAATCTCTTAGAAGTGGTCTCCATGTTGGAGTCCAATCTTGATATGAGGTCCAGATTGTACAGGGATGATGCACTGCAACACTTCTTTCTAATGAATAACATCCATTACATGGTTCAGAAAGTAAAAAGTTCTGACCTGTGTCTTCTTGGTGAGGACTGGATAAGAAGACACAACCGGAAAGTACAAGTGCATGCGACGAACTACGAGAGAGCCTCCTGGAACACAGTGCTCGCCTGGTTGAAAGATGATGGCATTGGTTCAGGTGGTTCAAAGGCAGTCAAAGAGAGATTGAAGGGCTTTAACTTCTCATTTGAAGAGATATATAAGAATCAGACGTCTTGGATCGTCCCAGACCCTGGACTTCGGGAAGACCTGCAGATCTCAATCTCGCTTAAGGTTGTTCAGGGTTACCGCACATTCACAGGCCGGTTAGGAAGTTATTTGGACGGCACAAGAAGTGCAGACAAATACATGAAGTATACAGCTGAGGATCTAGAAACTCTTCTCTTGGACCTCTTTGAAGGTTCTCCTCGGTCGTTGAACAGCCAGCGCGGTAGAAGGTGA
- the LOC116258771 gene encoding exocyst complex component EXO70E2-like isoform X1 produces MLDQGDKEERSLQTPEMVSDLEMKMNMTKVAPDSGSYLSVVNQFMQKKGVVGEMEEKLAFAEEKVWGWGTAASVAAGQSMLWECGAEEAGEYLQAVDDIQKLIESLESLSITSDQEGTDILQRADSVLQTAMVRLEEEFSYMLVQSRQPLELELSSFRSSEGYVTEEDFSGCFDDDSIDDSQVKLEGIANKFDEFTVDLINPSVIQNLKCIADLMIQSDHDLECCQAYSSIRRDALDEGLFILGIQKLSIEEVEKMEWEILDSYIKKWIRAIKIFVRVLLASEKRLCNQIFGELSSLGNICFVDTAKGAMLQLLNFGDAIAIGRRSPEKLFGILGMHDVLQDLLTDIETLFSEENGSSVSVEAHEVLLRLGESVRGTFMEFENAIERNVSSTPFARGGIHPLTKYVMNYIKTLTAFKDALDLLLEIKEGGHESPTVSSSTTASPEGSNGSFSKNLSPTVHNLLEVVSMLESNLDMRSRLYRDDALQHFFLMNNIHYMVQKVKSSDLCLLGEDWIRRHNRKVQVHATNYERASWNTVLAWLKDDGIGSGGSKAVKERLKGFNFSFEEIYKNQTSWIVPDPGLREDLQISISLKVVQGYRTFTGRLGSYLDGTRSADKYMKYTAEDLETLLLDLFEGSPRSLNSQRGRR; encoded by the coding sequence ATGCTCGACCAGGGTGACAAAGAAGAACGATCACTACAGACTCCTGAAATGGTGAGCGATctggagatgaagatgaacatGACAAAAGTTGCCCCAGACTCTGGTAGTTATCTTTCAGTTGTCAACCAATTCATGCAAAAGAAAGGGGTAGTTGGTGAGATGGAAGAAAAACTCGCTTTCGCTGAGGAAAAAGTGTGGGGCTGGGGTACTGCTGCTTCTGTAGCCGCTGGTCAGTCCATGTTATGGGAATGTGGAGCAGAGGAAGCTGGTGAGTATCTCCAGGCTGTTGACGACATTCAGAAGTTGATAGAAAGCTTAGAAAGCCTGTCAATTACATCCGATCAAGAAGGGACTGACATCCTTCAGCGTGCTGATAGCGTACTTCAGACTGCCATGGTTAGGCTTGAGGAAGAATTTAGTTATATGCTGGTTCAGAGTAGGCAGCCTTTGGAGCTGGAACTTTCGTCTTTCAGGTCAAGTGAAGGTTATGTTACAGAAGAGGATTTCTCCGGCTGCTTTGATGATGACTCAATTGATGACAGTCAGGTTAAGCTTGAGGGAATTGCCAACAAGTTCGATGAATTCACAGTTGATTTGATTAATCCAAGTGTGATTCAAAACTTGAAATGCATTGCAGACCTTATGATTCAGTCAGATCATGATCTGGAATGCTGTCAAGCTTACAGCAGCATCAGAAGAGATGCACTGGATGAAGGCCTTTTCATCCTCGGAATTCAGAAGCTTAGTATTGAGGAAGTGGAGAAGATGGAGTGGGAGATACTTGATTCTTATATAAAGAAATGGATCCGTGCGATAAAGATATTTGTCAGGGTCCTTCTTGCCAGTGAAAAACGCCTGTGCAATCAGATCTTCGGAGAGTTGAGCTCACTTGGCAACATTTGCTTTGTTGACACTGCAAAAGGTGCAATGCTCCAACTCCTTAACTTTGGTGATGCTATTGCTATCGGCCGCCGGTCTCCAGAAAAGCTGTTTGGGATACTTGGCATGCATGATGTGTTGCAGGACCTGCTTACAGATATAGAAACTTTGTTCTCTGAAGAAAATGGTTCTTCTGTTAGCGTCGAGGCACACGaagttcttttgagattgggtGAATCAGTAAGAGGTACCTTTATGGAATTTGAGAATGCTATTGAAAGAAATGTTTCAAGCACTCCGTTTGCTAGAGGGGGCATCCATCCCTTGACAAAGTACGTGATGAATTACATAAAGACGCTTACTGCTTTTAAGGACGCACTCGATCTTCTTCTTGAGATCAAAGAAGGTGGGCATGAAAGTCCTACAGTGTCTTCTTCGACCACGGCTTCCCCTGAAGGTAGTAACGGAAGTTTCTCAAAAAATCTCTCGCCTACTGTGCACAATCTCTTAGAAGTGGTCTCCATGTTGGAGTCCAATCTTGATATGAGGTCCAGATTGTACAGGGATGATGCACTGCAACACTTCTTTCTAATGAATAACATCCATTACATGGTTCAGAAAGTAAAAAGTTCTGACCTGTGTCTTCTTGGTGAGGACTGGATAAGAAGACACAACCGGAAAGTACAAGTGCATGCGACGAACTACGAGAGAGCCTCCTGGAACACAGTGCTCGCCTGGTTGAAAGATGATGGCATTGGTTCAGGTGGTTCAAAGGCAGTCAAAGAGAGATTGAAGGGCTTTAACTTCTCATTTGAAGAGATATATAAGAATCAGACGTCTTGGATCGTCCCAGACCCTGGACTTCGGGAAGACCTGCAGATCTCAATCTCGCTTAAGGTTGTTCAGGGTTACCGCACATTCACAGGCCGGTTAGGAAGTTATTTGGACGGCACAAGAAGTGCAGACAAATACATGAAGTATACAGCTGAGGATCTAGAAACTCTTCTCTTGGACCTCTTTGAAGGTTCTCCTCGGTCGTTGAACAGCCAGCGCGGTAGAAGGTGA